Below is a window of Candidatus Cloacimonadota bacterium DNA.
ACCACGATCAGGATATCCTCGCGGCCAAGAGTGGCCAGTTCCTCCACCAGTTGGGGCAGCAGGGTTTTGTGGCCGGCGGCCAGGGAACTCATGCCGATGATGTGGACGTCGTTTTCCACCGCCTGGCGGGCTGTTTCCTCCGGGGTTTGGAACAGGGGTCCCATGTCCACGTCGAAACCCATGTCGGCAAAGGCGGTGGCGACAACTTTGGCGCCGCGGTCGTGGCCGTCCTGGCCCATTTTGGCCACCAGAATGCGGGGCCGGCGTCCTTCGCGATCGGCGAATTTGTCGGTGAGGGCGCGGATTTGTTCGATTTCATCCATCTTAGCGTACTCGCTGCTGTAAACGTTGTTGATAAGTTTAATTGAGGCCTGGTGGCGTCCGAAGACTTTTTCCATGGCGCTGGAGATCTCGCCCAGGGAGGCCCGGGCCCGGGCAGCGTCCACCGCGAGCTCGAGCAGGTTTCCCGTTTTGGCTTCGGCCGCTTGGGTGATGGCGCTGAGACAGGCTTTCACCCGCGTTTCGTCGCGTTCGGCGCGCAGCTTGGCCAGGCGGGCGATCTGGGCATCGCGGACGGCGGAGTTGTCCACTTCCAGGATCTCCATCGGGTCTTCCTTCGCCAGGCGGTATTTGTTCACGCCCACGATGGTGTCCTCGCCGGAATCGATGTGGGCCTGCCTTCTGGCGGCGGCTTCCTCGATGCGCAGTTTGGGCAGGCCGGTTTCGATGGCCTTGGCCATGCCGCCCAGCTCCTCCACTTCCATGATATGGCCCCAAGACCGCTTCATCAGGGCATCCGTGAGGCTTTCCAGATAGTAGGAGCCGGCCCAGGGATCGATCACCTTGGTGATGCCGGTCTCGTGCTGCAGGAAGAGCTGGGTGTTGCGGGCGATGCGGGCGCTGAAATCGGTGGGCAGGGCGATGGCCTCGTCCAGGGAATTGGTGTGCAGGGATTGGGTGTGGCCCAGAGTGGCGGCCAGGGCTTCCACGCAGGTGCGGATCACGTTGTTGTAGGGATCCTGTTCGGTGAGGCTCCAGCCGGAGGTTTGGGAGTGGGTGCGCAGCGCCATGCTCTTTGGATTTTTGGCGCCGAAGCCTTTGATGATCTTGGCCCAGAGCACCCGCGCGGCGCGGAGTTTGGCCACCTCCATGAAGTAGTTCATGCCCTCGGCCCAGAAGAACGAAAGCCGGGGCGCGATCAGATCGATGTCGATGCCCGCGTCGATCGCCGTGCGCAGGTACTCCCAGCCGTCGGCGAGGGTGTAGGCCATCTCCAGATCGGCGGTGGCGCCGGCTTCATGCATGTGGTAGCCGGAGATGCTGATGCTGTTGAACTTCGGCATCTTTTGGGAAGTATATTTGAAGATGTCGGCGATGATGCGCATGGAAGCTTCCGGAGGATAGATATAGGTGTTGCGCACCATGTATTCCTTGAGGATGTCGTTCTGGATGGTGCCGTTAAGCAGTTCCGGCTTCACGCCCTGTTCCTCCGCGGCCACGATGTAGAAGGCCATGATGGGGATCACGGCACCGTTCATGGTCATGGAAACGCTCATCTGGTCCAGAGGGATCCTGTCGAAAAGGATCTTCATGTCCAGAATGCTGTCCACGGCCACGCCGGCTTTGCCCACATCACCGATCACGCGGGGATGGTCGGAATCGTACCCGCGGTGGGTGGCGAGGTCAAAGGCGATGGAGAGGCCTTTCTGGCCCATGGCCAGATTGCGGCGGTAAAAGGCGTTGGACTCCTCGGCAGTGGAAAAACCCGCGTATTGGCGGATGGTCCAGGGCCGCTGCACGAACATGGAGGGATAGGGCCCGCGCAGGAAGGGGGGCAACCCGGAAAGGTAGTCCAGATGCTGCAGCGTGTCCAGGTCCGCCTTGGTGTAGAGAGGCTTTACGTCCAGCTGT
It encodes the following:
- the scpA gene encoding methylmalonyl-CoA mutase yields the protein MKPDFTTLNPSFGAEPKARTAAAEKAWRTNEQLDVKPLYTKADLDTLQHLDYLSGLPPFLRGPYPSMFVQRPWTIRQYAGFSTAEESNAFYRRNLAMGQKGLSIAFDLATHRGYDSDHPRVIGDVGKAGVAVDSILDMKILFDRIPLDQMSVSMTMNGAVIPIMAFYIVAAEEQGVKPELLNGTIQNDILKEYMVRNTYIYPPEASMRIIADIFKYTSQKMPKFNSISISGYHMHEAGATADLEMAYTLADGWEYLRTAIDAGIDIDLIAPRLSFFWAEGMNYFMEVAKLRAARVLWAKIIKGFGAKNPKSMALRTHSQTSGWSLTEQDPYNNVIRTCVEALAATLGHTQSLHTNSLDEAIALPTDFSARIARNTQLFLQHETGITKVIDPWAGSYYLESLTDALMKRSWGHIMEVEELGGMAKAIETGLPKLRIEEAAARRQAHIDSGEDTIVGVNKYRLAKEDPMEILEVDNSAVRDAQIARLAKLRAERDETRVKACLSAITQAAEAKTGNLLELAVDAARARASLGEISSAMEKVFGRHQASIKLINNVYSSEYAKMDEIEQIRALTDKFADREGRRPRILVAKMGQDGHDRGAKVVATAFADMGFDVDMGPLFQTPEETARQAVENDVHIIGMSSLAAGHKTLLPQLVEELATLGREDILIVVGGVIPPQDYDFLLANGATAIFGPGTKLPEAATLLLEKLLRG